Proteins encoded in a region of the Planococcus citri chromosome 1, ihPlaCitr1.1, whole genome shotgun sequence genome:
- the LOC135840171 gene encoding uncharacterized protein LOC135840171 isoform X3 has translation MKEDMVFILLLAVAVQPGTVLLQGSGDLHSNTTKTFFLDEVPDTAFERTLILSNHLFVDKTMFIEELINRQKRCEVISRPSRWGKTFNMKMTASFFDIPLNEDGSIDHHKRDMIKSFFEGGSVIVLPGNKSSIETKPLEISNVKIAMEEMGRHPTISISFIGCGETFDEFIEDFAGQISRMISAKKYASFLPKYCEESVMRYTCYELLNGTREKLAGNLDTLERSVEILIGLLSSHFKSKTVVLIDEFDYALNRMICNHADFNKTAAFLRNLFTRTFDGTTSTSIYRGVVTGILQFSRLGVSSAVAACEDSGVLKTQFTPHFGFTEANIRTLLEKNPSFPHNLTELKTWYDGYTLGKYRMCNPQSICRSFQDNQMDNYWINSVPLSLYSRHEDVPLREPFMSDEHQKYIQQMFANGSVRAALRSEIDYTDAVTSKDAFLSVLTALAYTTCEQISDADYNVRIPNKEVRDEFKRAIRVWTETHIIENHFESTDAVVDRIEKSFRQKNVASIRENFSKLVSRISETTDAKHHCDVIFGVLATYPYCDDWHVERSFDQVIFVSQKVQFHCNIALRLKLDPNGNVTDPIAVNFMINGNSTFEQSTIEAQTATTSEQGCDFVDDIIESSKHRVAQLEKQSFKFVWYTCIIIGKKVLGIFRHMK, from the exons ATGAAAGAAGACATGGTTTTCATCCTCTTGCTGGCTGTGGCTGTACAACCGGGCACCGTATTGCTTcag GGCTCCGGTGATCTACATTCTAATACaactaaaacattttttctggatGAAGTGCCGGATACTGCTTTTGAAAGAACTTTGATTCTCTCCAATCACCTTTTCGTGGATAAGACTATGTTCATTGAAGAGTTGATTAATCGACAGAAACGATGCGAAGTAATCAGCCGTCCTTCTCGCTGGGGTAAAACCTTTAATATGAAAATGACTGCATCCTTTTTCGATATACCGCTAAACGAAGATGGGTCGATTGATCATCACAAACGAGACATGatcaaatcatttttcgaaGGTGGATCTGTAATTGTGTTACCAGGAAATAAATCTTCCATAGAAACAAAACCTTTAGAAATTTCGAATGTGAAAATTGCAATGGAGGAAATGGGGCGTCATCCAACAATATCCATTTCCTTTATCGGCTGCGGCGAAACATTTGACGAATTTATCGAGGACTTTGCTGGGCAAATAAGCAGAATGATTTCTGCTAAAAAGTATGCCTCATTTTTACCGAAGTACTGTGAAGAATCCGTCATGCGATATACGTGTTATGAACTTCTAAATGGTACCAGAGAAAAACTTGCAGGTAACCTCGATACATTGGAACGTAGCGTAGAAATATTAATCGGTCTACTATCGAgccattttaaatcaaaaacggTGGTATTGATCGATGAATTCGATTACGCGTTAAATCGAATGATATGCAATCACGCGGATTTTAACAAGACTGCCGCATTTCTGCGAAATTTGTTCACTCGGACATTTGATGGTACAACGTCGACCAGCATATACCGTGGTGTCGTAACTGGTATTCTACAGTTTTCCAGACTCGGAGTATCATCAGCGGTAGCAGCTTGCGAAGATAGCGGCGTATTAAAAACACAATTTACGCCTCATTTCGGCTTTACCGAGGCAAACATTCGAAcactacttgaaaaaaatcccagcTTTCCGCATAATCTGACCGAATTGAAAACCTGGTACGATGGCTACACGTTGGGGAAATACCGCATGTGTAACCCTCAATCAATTTGTCGTTCTTTTCAAGATAATCAAATGGACAACTATTGGATAAATAGCGTTCCATTGAGTCTTTATTCGAGACACGAGGATGTGCCTCTTCGCGAACCATTTATGTCCGATGAACACCAAAAATACATCCAGCAAATGTTTGCCAATGGCTCGGTGCGAGCTGCACTCAGATCAGAAATAGATTACACGGATGCTGTAACGAGCAAGGACGCTTTTCTATCAGTTTTAACAGCACTGGCGTATACGACGTGTGAACAAATATCCGACGCAGATTACAATGTCCGCATTCCAAATAAGGAAGTGCGCGATGAATTTAAACGTGCAATCCGAGTATGGACGGAAACACATATTATTGAGAATCACTTTGAATCAACGGACGCAGTCGttgatcgaattgaaaaaagtttcagaCAGAAAAATGTGGCTTCGATTCGAGAAAATTTCTCCAAGCTCGTGTCGCGCATCAGCGAAACAACTGATGCAAAACACCATTGCGACGTTATTTTCGGAGTATTGGCCACATACCCGTACTGTGATGATTGGCACGTCGAACGCAGTTTTGACCAGGTGATTTTCGTTTCCCAAAAAGTACAATTTCACTGTAACATCGCGTTAAGATTGAAGCTCGATCCAAATGGTAACGTTACCGATCCAATAGCCGTCAATTTCATGATAAATGGTAATTCTACTTTCGAACAATCTACCATCGAGGCACAAACTGCCACTACTAGTGAGCAAGGTTGTGATTTCGTTGATGACATCATAGAATCTTCAAAACACAGAGTTGCACAACTTGAGAAGCAAAGTTTTAAATTTGTGTGGTACACGTGCATTATAATTGGGAAAAAGGTTTTAGGCATATTCCGTCATATGAAATAG